A window of Apium graveolens cultivar Ventura chromosome 8, ASM990537v1, whole genome shotgun sequence contains these coding sequences:
- the LOC141679727 gene encoding uncharacterized protein LOC141679727 — protein sequence MAALYNQAKISSVPILQLPSNQPSEFATPVFPPSYPAQTRTFNMNIKDAVQNSEVVAGTLSVNNGNAKVLFDSGATRSFISESFVGKLDCEIELLVEPLSIIVANQEQLSVKNKKLFRQGCEGYLAHVIDRSKETPNIESIPIFSEFPDVFPDELPGLPPDRQIEFSINLAPGVEPVSKAPYRMAPAEMKELAKQLQELLDK from the exons ATGGCCGCCCTTTACAATCAAGCAAAGATATCTTCTGTTCCAATTCTTCAACTACCTTCAAATCAACCTTCTGAATTTGCAACTCCAGTGTTTCCTCCTTCCTATCCTGCTCAGACCCGAACATTCAACATGAATAtcaaggatgctgttcagaattctgaagTTGTAGCAGGTACGCTTTCTGTCAACAACGGCAATGCTAAAGTGCTATTTGATTCCGGAGCCactagatcttttatatctgAATCTTTTGTTGGCAAGTTAGATTGTGAAATTGAATTGTTAGTTGAACCTCTATCTATCATTGTGGCTAATCAAGAACAATTATCTGTTAAAA ATAAAAAGTTGTTCAGACAAGGATGTGAAGGGTATTTGGCTCATGTAATCGATAGATCTAAGGAAACACCGAATATAGAAAGTATCCCGATATTTAGCGAATTTCCCGATGTATTTCCGGATGAACTTCCTGGATTGCCTCCTGACCGTCAAATTGAGTTTTCTATTAACTTAGCGCCCGGCGTGGAACCTGTATCGAAGGCACCTTATCgtatggcaccagcagaaatgaaggaattggccaagcAGCTACAAGAGTTATTGGATAAATGA